In Mytilus edulis chromosome 13, xbMytEdul2.2, whole genome shotgun sequence, a single window of DNA contains:
- the LOC139502152 gene encoding cytidine deaminase-like encodes MENKSSDADVIYKLLKSSRDAKKAAYMPYSKFPVGAALLCADGTVITGCNVENASYGLSICAERTAIVKAVSEGYRKFKAIAISSDLKNSHIVPCGACRQFLVEFGTDWDVYMTKPDLSYKMMKTGELLPLSFVPESLEEERLSNSIKG; translated from the exons ATGGAGAACAAGAGTTCAGATGCAG ACGTTATTTACAAGTTGTTAAAGTCAAGTCGAGATGCGAAGAAGGCTGCATATATGCCATACAGTAAATTCCCAGTAGGAGCAGCCTTACTGTGTGCTGATGGTACAGTTATAACAG GTTGTAACGTAGAGAATGCCTCGTACGGACTGTCTATATGTGCCGAGAGAACTGCAATTGTTAAAGCTGTGTCGGAGGGGTATAGAAAATTTAAAGCCATAGCTATATCAAG tgaCCTGAAAAATTCTCATATAGTGCCGTGTGGAGCTTGTAGACAGTTCTTAGTAGAG TTTGGAACCGACTGGGATGTTTATATGACAAAACCAGATTTATCTTATAAAATGATGAAAACTggagagttacttcccctgagtTTTGTTCCAGAATCTTTAGAAGAGGAGCGACTAAGTAATTCAATTAAAGGTTAA